The following are encoded in a window of Flavobacterium psychrotrophum genomic DNA:
- a CDS encoding OB-fold protein, whose product MKKKGFAIIAVVLIIGLASAFIWYGYLYKDARNVSDEEATYSLTAENLTADYEAAQQTADTKYLNKTIAVSGVVTTVNDSVVTLDGKVFCGFDKKMDQPEGKTITVKGRCIGYDELFGEVKLDQCTLK is encoded by the coding sequence ATGAAAAAGAAAGGTTTTGCCATAATTGCTGTTGTATTGATAATAGGCCTTGCCAGTGCTTTTATATGGTATGGATATTTATATAAGGATGCCCGTAATGTAAGCGATGAAGAAGCAACCTATAGCCTGACCGCAGAAAACCTGACCGCAGATTATGAAGCCGCACAGCAAACTGCCGATACCAAGTACCTGAACAAGACCATAGCAGTAAGTGGGGTGGTAACTACCGTAAACGATTCTGTTGTAACGCTTGATGGCAAAGTGTTTTGTGGTTTTGATAAAAAGATGGACCAGCCCGAAGGTAAGACCATTACTGTAAAGGGCAGGTGCATAGGCTACGACGAGCTTTTTGGCGAAGTAAAGCTGGACCAGTGTACACTTAAATAA
- a CDS encoding type II toxin-antitoxin system RelE/ParE family toxin, giving the protein MLPVHFIQEALYDIEDIVIWYEEQREGLSFDFELCLEAGIEEIVRSPKAFQKRYKNVKILFIKRFPYGIHYIIRPNEITVIGIFHTSRAPKSWAKRL; this is encoded by the coding sequence ATGTTGCCTGTTCATTTTATACAGGAAGCACTTTACGACATTGAAGATATTGTTATTTGGTATGAAGAGCAGCGTGAAGGCCTGTCCTTTGACTTTGAACTCTGCCTTGAAGCAGGAATTGAAGAGATTGTTAGAAGTCCAAAAGCTTTTCAAAAAAGGTATAAAAATGTAAAGATACTCTTCATTAAAAGATTTCCATACGGCATACATTACATCATACGTCCAAATGAAATTACTGTAATTGGTATTTTCCACACTTCAAGAGCCCCAAAAAGCTGGGCAAAGAGATTATAA
- a CDS encoding YceI family protein, with protein sequence MKKRNILLLLTLLATTVFYGQKYTTKTGSIKFEASVPSFEEVAGENKTASAVVVAETGDIAVLALMKGFRFKVALMEEHFNENYVESDKFPKATFKGKIEGFDITKVSAEAKTFTISGDLTLHGKTKHITDVAKISKQGNSLVITGDFDVKPEDFAIEIPALVSKKVADKIKVAYNLQLVK encoded by the coding sequence ATGAAAAAGAGAAATATACTGTTACTGCTTACCCTGCTGGCTACGACCGTTTTTTACGGCCAGAAATATACCACTAAAACAGGTAGTATAAAATTTGAGGCCAGCGTACCGTCTTTTGAGGAGGTGGCAGGCGAAAACAAAACCGCCAGTGCTGTAGTGGTAGCCGAAACGGGAGACATTGCCGTGCTTGCCCTCATGAAAGGCTTCCGTTTTAAAGTAGCCCTTATGGAGGAGCATTTTAATGAAAACTACGTGGAGTCGGATAAATTCCCGAAGGCGACTTTTAAAGGTAAGATCGAGGGATTTGACATTACTAAGGTTTCGGCGGAAGCTAAAACCTTTACCATATCCGGCGACCTTACCCTGCACGGAAAAACGAAACATATTACCGATGTTGCCAAAATATCAAAACAGGGCAATAGCCTTGTAATTACAGGCGACTTTGATGTAAAGCCCGAAGATTTTGCCATAGAGATACCGGCATTAGTCAGCAAAAAAGTGGCCGATAAAATTAAGGTGGCCTACAACCTGCAACTTGTAAAATAA
- a CDS encoding Omp28-related outer membrane protein: MKKIFAPVFAFVLLLAGCASDYEVLQSYDSVILTADSSNKLAGQTITFTVKDNNGTDHTADAHFFVDGEEISTNTLTSDKLQSYEVKATYGSLDSEPLTVTFGDGSELNYRKRLLIEDYTGTWCGYCTRVAWAIELVRAQSDNVVPVAIHRPSSNPTSANYDPYNYDASVLENTLSAVGYPKGYLNRRTRWSNPEPNNVAQAIALTQGENPKLGLALNPVVKDGNITIDVSAQFSRDFTGLKLVVYVLENGLIYEQHNYTDFYNGVDVIEDWQHNHVLRACLTDIMGDAISSDQTAIYKTFTRSFNTAIPANVANSANLEFVAFIVGENGRVINVRSAHAGDTQEFEILQ; this comes from the coding sequence CTTACGATTCGGTTATCCTTACGGCAGACAGTTCTAATAAACTGGCCGGGCAAACCATAACTTTTACGGTAAAGGATAATAATGGTACAGACCACACTGCCGACGCGCACTTTTTTGTAGATGGCGAAGAAATAAGTACCAATACACTAACATCAGACAAGCTACAGTCTTATGAAGTTAAAGCCACTTATGGCAGCCTGGACTCTGAACCGCTTACGGTAACCTTTGGCGATGGTAGCGAGCTTAACTACCGTAAACGCCTTTTGATAGAAGATTATACCGGTACCTGGTGTGGTTACTGTACCCGTGTGGCCTGGGCTATAGAGCTTGTAAGGGCACAAAGCGATAATGTAGTACCTGTAGCCATACACAGGCCAAGCAGCAACCCTACCAGTGCTAACTACGACCCTTATAACTATGATGCAAGTGTGTTAGAAAACACCCTAAGTGCGGTAGGATATCCTAAAGGCTACCTTAACCGCCGCACCCGTTGGTCTAACCCAGAGCCTAACAATGTAGCGCAGGCCATAGCCCTTACCCAGGGCGAAAACCCAAAGTTGGGTCTTGCACTTAACCCTGTAGTAAAAGATGGCAACATTACAATTGATGTAAGCGCTCAGTTTAGCCGCGACTTTACAGGCCTTAAATTAGTGGTCTATGTGCTAGAGAACGGACTTATTTATGAGCAGCATAACTATACCGATTTTTATAATGGGGTAGATGTTATAGAAGACTGGCAACACAACCACGTTTTGCGTGCCTGCCTTACAGATATTATGGGCGATGCAATAAGCAGCGACCAGACAGCTATTTACAAAACCTTTACACGCAGCTTTAACACTGCCATACCAGCTAATGTTGCAAATAGCGCAAACCTTGAATTTGTTGCCTTTATAGTAGGCGAAAATGGCAGGGTCATAAATGTACGCAGTGCACATGCCGGCGATACACAGGAATTTGAAATTCTACAATAA
- a CDS encoding ankyrin repeat domain-containing protein, with product MEKIFILFVTVVLPALCMAQGKDVFDTARTGTVEEMKVLVKKNTDTINAINAAGFSPLILACYRGNNGVAEYLARNVKDVNYNSSNGTALAAAAVKGNTALAKLLLENKANPNLPDGGGMTPIVYAIQFENKDLVTLLLQHKAKTDIKDNDGHTPYDHAVISKNQEIINLFKK from the coding sequence ATGGAAAAAATATTTATCCTTTTTGTAACCGTTGTACTCCCGGCCTTATGTATGGCACAGGGCAAAGATGTGTTTGATACTGCCCGTACCGGCACAGTAGAAGAGATGAAGGTATTGGTCAAAAAAAATACCGATACCATTAACGCGATCAACGCTGCCGGATTTTCGCCATTGATACTGGCCTGCTACCGTGGCAACAATGGCGTAGCAGAATACCTTGCCAGGAACGTAAAGGACGTAAACTACAACAGTAGTAACGGTACTGCACTGGCGGCGGCGGCCGTAAAGGGAAACACGGCGCTCGCAAAGCTGCTGCTGGAAAACAAAGCCAACCCAAACCTGCCCGATGGCGGTGGCATGACGCCTATTGTATATGCCATACAGTTTGAAAATAAAGACCTTGTAACGCTCCTGCTACAGCATAAGGCAAAAACCGACATTAAAGATAACGACGGCCATACACCTTATGACCATGCCGTAATTTCTAAAAACCAGGAAATCATAAACCTTTTCAAAAAATAA
- a CDS encoding cytochrome c: MKKYIVLPLLAVGLLSCESHTYEDIEDTVPVTDTITYTANVKSIIDANCVSCHANGRSASFRPLTTYAEVKDAVQNSGVLDRIQRQNGEDGIMPQTGRMPQSDINVILQWSADGLREN; this comes from the coding sequence ATGAAAAAATATATAGTACTGCCATTACTTGCCGTGGGTTTGCTGAGTTGCGAATCGCACACCTATGAAGATATTGAAGATACGGTACCCGTTACAGATACAATTACCTACACTGCTAATGTAAAAAGCATTATAGATGCTAATTGTGTAAGCTGCCATGCTAATGGGCGATCGGCATCATTTCGTCCGCTTACTACTTATGCTGAGGTTAAGGATGCCGTGCAAAATTCAGGAGTACTGGACCGTATACAGCGCCAGAATGGCGAAGACGGCATTATGCCACAAACCGGGCGCATGCCGCAAAGTGATATTAACGTGATATTGCAATGGAGTGCCGATGGCCTTCGTGAAAATTAA
- a CDS encoding carboxypeptidase-like regulatory domain-containing protein, with amino-acid sequence MNTTLRFIAVALLLFPLTALAQIVTGKVVDANQQPVPYASVQIGPLYGVVTNTEGDFVIDKKDKTDADKVIFSSIGFETLTIKLSELKNGTYTLKEQVNVLDEVFITNKKYTPTELLTKVMENASKNYPSETAKQTVFLRTSNETKLLDSKFELIKSSLEKKSVLKDINKEIEVMNNSAKKRTSQDYSEVYGYLYTQNNQSKLDVEKAIELKNKDKDVSGDQLNGKAMEVIKKHLDPTATYKVRSGIIPISDTFKIDSPKSDIKTDVKTASLRTTLTSLSNTLNKFYTNEDLDFFTEFKRYTYTLEGYSTYNDETIYIIDFKPAKGSAHYYGKIYVNAFDFAVVKLDYNLVDGENEHKINLKLLLGVKMVQDRTKVSATYAKNEAGQYAVNFVKKQTGTYMYIDRSMKFTQNKKTKDEEERMLKLGLMAEMDQITTNELFVIAKTPISAEAYTAITEKPKYNINYIAKYDPSIWKDYNVLAPVDAIKNYK; translated from the coding sequence ATGAACACAACACTACGTTTTATTGCAGTAGCATTACTGTTATTTCCACTTACTGCCCTTGCGCAAATCGTTACCGGTAAGGTGGTCGATGCAAACCAGCAGCCCGTTCCCTACGCATCGGTACAAATAGGCCCGTTGTATGGCGTGGTTACCAATACCGAAGGTGATTTTGTTATTGATAAAAAAGATAAGACAGATGCTGATAAGGTTATCTTTTCGAGCATAGGTTTTGAAACGCTTACCATTAAATTATCCGAACTTAAAAACGGTACCTACACCCTTAAAGAGCAGGTAAATGTTTTAGATGAGGTGTTTATTACCAATAAAAAATACACTCCTACAGAACTGTTGACTAAAGTAATGGAGAACGCATCTAAAAACTATCCATCTGAAACGGCAAAACAAACAGTGTTTCTACGCACTTCTAACGAAACCAAATTGCTGGACAGTAAATTTGAACTTATAAAATCGTCGCTGGAAAAAAAATCGGTGCTAAAGGATATCAACAAGGAGATAGAGGTCATGAACAATAGCGCTAAAAAGAGAACCTCTCAGGATTATTCTGAAGTGTATGGCTATTTATATACACAAAACAACCAGTCTAAGCTGGATGTAGAAAAAGCCATTGAGCTAAAAAACAAGGATAAGGATGTTTCTGGCGATCAGTTGAACGGTAAGGCAATGGAGGTTATTAAAAAGCATCTTGACCCTACTGCAACCTATAAGGTGAGGTCTGGCATCATACCTATTTCTGATACCTTTAAGATTGACTCGCCAAAGTCTGATATAAAAACCGATGTAAAAACGGCTTCGTTAAGAACTACCTTAACATCGCTGAGCAATACGCTTAATAAGTTCTACACCAATGAAGACCTTGACTTTTTTACCGAATTTAAGCGATATACCTATACCCTTGAGGGATACTCGACTTATAATGATGAAACCATTTACATAATCGACTTTAAACCTGCAAAAGGTTCAGCGCATTATTATGGCAAGATCTATGTAAATGCATTTGACTTTGCTGTGGTTAAACTGGATTATAACCTGGTAGACGGAGAAAATGAGCATAAGATAAATCTTAAGCTGCTACTGGGGGTAAAAATGGTACAGGACCGCACGAAGGTATCAGCAACCTATGCTAAAAACGAGGCAGGGCAATATGCCGTAAATTTTGTAAAAAAGCAGACCGGCACCTATATGTACATTGACCGGTCTATGAAATTTACCCAGAATAAAAAGACAAAAGACGAAGAAGAGCGTATGCTTAAATTAGGCCTTATGGCAGAAATGGATCAGATTACCACAAATGAGCTTTTTGTTATTGCCAAGACACCTATTAGTGCAGAGGCATACACTGCGATTACCGAAAAACCAAAATACAACATTAACTACATTGCTAAATACGACCCGTCTATCTGGAAAGACTATAATGTACTGGCACCGGTAGATGCGATTAAAAATTATAAATAA
- a CDS encoding DUF5777 family beta-barrel protein: MKRFLPALCLMFGFFAHAQDDLLNELDSTQVQDTYAAAAFKGLQVVTLQTTKMPAAKEWYVVVSHRFGTVKNGFDTFFGLDNATTKLGAIYGVTNWLSASVSRHTMLKMYEGSLKYRLARQSAAFPFEVAGYSTLDINTFLEKEAYPKIEFSDRLTYVQQLIVSRKFSDALSLELVPSFIHRNLRDAVNEKENQFSVGAGGRIKLTKRMSLNLEYAYNVDKPDYYKNPLSVGLDIETGGHIFQMVFSNSQAMTESGYLTNAAGDWSKGDFFFGFNLYRVF, translated from the coding sequence ATGAAGAGATTTTTACCGGCGCTATGCCTTATGTTCGGCTTTTTTGCCCACGCGCAGGACGACCTGCTCAACGAGCTGGATAGTACACAGGTGCAGGATACCTATGCCGCTGCAGCCTTTAAAGGCCTGCAGGTAGTAACGCTGCAAACTACTAAAATGCCCGCGGCTAAAGAATGGTATGTGGTGGTTTCGCACCGCTTTGGTACCGTAAAGAATGGCTTTGATACCTTTTTTGGGCTTGATAATGCTACAACAAAACTGGGGGCAATATATGGGGTAACGAACTGGCTATCGGCAAGTGTTTCCCGCCACACCATGCTTAAAATGTATGAAGGGTCATTAAAATACAGGCTGGCACGCCAAAGTGCTGCATTTCCGTTTGAGGTTGCAGGCTACAGCACGCTGGATATTAATACGTTCCTTGAAAAAGAAGCATACCCCAAAATAGAATTTTCAGACCGGCTTACTTATGTGCAGCAGCTTATAGTATCGCGCAAGTTTAGCGATGCGCTGTCGCTTGAGTTAGTGCCATCGTTCATTCACCGCAACCTGCGCGATGCCGTTAACGAAAAAGAAAACCAGTTCTCTGTAGGTGCCGGGGGCAGGATAAAGCTTACCAAGCGTATGTCACTTAACCTGGAGTATGCCTATAATGTTGATAAGCCCGATTATTATAAAAACCCATTATCTGTAGGCCTTGATATAGAAACCGGCGGCCACATTTTCCAGATGGTATTCAGCAATTCACAGGCCATGACAGAGAGTGGTTACCTTACTAATGCTGCGGGCGACTGGAGCAAGGGCGATTTCTTTTTCGGGTTTAATTTATACAGGGTTTTTTAA
- a CDS encoding DUF6705 family protein, whose amino-acid sequence MKKTLTILCFIMGCISYSQDVVAVENFLNNLPDYTTMKYYADINRVLDKFLGSWKYQNASQNPTEHIEVVFFKGNVEYPGANYSRDIIDARVKYSKNGQVIFNTLNSNEIMYDIYGSSFLNPQNTNKIRLLYSEPDAPGAKYRAWLYLEFMPGTPAQLKWHMEWQALDENIDPPKMPENMIFTKVN is encoded by the coding sequence TTGAAAAAAACACTAACCATATTATGTTTTATTATGGGCTGTATTTCTTACAGCCAGGATGTGGTTGCTGTAGAAAATTTTTTAAATAATTTGCCAGACTACACGACAATGAAGTATTATGCAGACATAAACCGTGTATTAGATAAATTTCTCGGTTCATGGAAGTACCAAAATGCATCTCAAAATCCAACGGAACATATAGAAGTTGTATTTTTTAAAGGGAATGTAGAATATCCAGGGGCAAATTATAGCCGCGATATTATAGATGCCCGGGTAAAATATAGTAAGAATGGACAGGTAATATTTAATACGCTTAATAGCAACGAAATCATGTATGATATATATGGCAGCAGTTTTTTAAACCCACAAAATACAAATAAAATAAGATTGCTTTATAGTGAGCCGGATGCGCCCGGTGCGAAGTATAGAGCATGGTTGTATCTTGAATTTATGCCCGGCACTCCTGCACAGCTAAAATGGCATATGGAATGGCAGGCATTAGATGAAAATATAGACCCACCAAAAATGCCGGAAAACATGATCTTTACTAAAGTAAACTAA
- a CDS encoding addiction module protein, which translates to MNVKDLNKYSNAEKIILAEELWDSVSKKDISVPDDTKKELDIRLKNLEEGKSKLYSWSEVKAHMKKLR; encoded by the coding sequence ATGAATGTGAAAGACCTCAACAAATATAGCAACGCAGAAAAAATAATTTTGGCTGAAGAGCTTTGGGACAGTGTCTCAAAAAAAGATATTAGTGTACCTGATGACACTAAAAAAGAGCTGGATATACGACTTAAAAATCTTGAAGAAGGTAAGAGTAAATTATATTCGTGGAGTGAAGTCAAGGCACATATGAAAAAGCTACGGTAA
- a CDS encoding DUF1345 domain-containing protein has protein sequence MDRKTTPPKWAARTSGYQKLFISLFFAAGAYGITRVLDLSNITSIILCWDVFALTMITLSWLLFFNTTAAQQHTIVKRQDEDIRVIFTLVLTAVCVSFSGTILLLLNTQNSAWDKELLTVVTILAVTTSWILLHTIFTIRYAHLFHNYHDKKTGAEGGGIDFPNAEKPDYIDFAYFSFVIGMTFQVSDVTISSKTVRRYVLMHSLISFVFNTIIVALTVNIIAGISK, from the coding sequence ATGGATAGAAAAACTACACCACCTAAATGGGCTGCCCGTACAAGCGGATACCAAAAACTCTTCATTTCGTTATTTTTTGCCGCGGGTGCTTATGGCATAACGCGGGTGCTCGATCTAAGCAATATAACAAGCATTATATTGTGTTGGGATGTATTTGCCCTTACCATGATAACGCTTAGCTGGCTGTTATTTTTTAATACTACGGCTGCCCAGCAGCATACTATTGTAAAAAGGCAGGACGAAGACATAAGGGTAATATTTACCCTGGTGCTTACAGCTGTATGTGTTAGCTTTTCAGGAACCATATTACTACTGTTAAACACCCAAAATTCAGCATGGGATAAAGAACTGCTGACTGTAGTTACCATACTTGCGGTAACCACCTCGTGGATATTGCTCCACACCATATTTACCATTCGTTATGCGCACCTGTTTCATAACTACCACGATAAAAAAACCGGGGCTGAAGGCGGCGGTATCGACTTTCCTAATGCCGAAAAGCCCGATTATATTGACTTTGCTTATTTCTCGTTTGTAATAGGCATGACGTTTCAGGTATCAGATGTTACTATTTCATCTAAAACCGTAAGGCGCTACGTGCTTATGCACAGCCTTATATCTTTTGTATTTAACACCATAATTGTAGCGTTAACGGTAAATATAATTGCGGGTATTAGTAAATAA
- a CDS encoding T9SS type A sorting domain-containing protein gives MKKLLLTALMAVSALGAFAQSKTTGVVTLSSGYTAKLDLNSGTSTATLTLAGPSDRWFALQFGSFATGGGMMDGTDVVYFNGTTLVDATQNGIGAMPSTDTNDWTVTSNTTSGSTRTLVATRSFAGGANDYVFNYADANIDFAWARGSSASFSIANHGGNRGYQLNKAFNCLAPDAPAAQPQAFCGGATVANLTATGSSLNWYSAATGGSALAATTALTSATYYVSQSAGACESTRTPVAVTVTTVNAPTAASQSFCNSGTVANLTATGANGATISWYTAATGGTALADTAALASGTYYAEQTVGSCSSTRAAVTVTVTTVAAPTIPEQTFCAGVTVSAIWTNTGNIKWYSTIGGAELAGTTPLATGTYYATHTLNGCESAATPVPVTITTTASVTGSQTQDFTEGQTIADLTVGVIAGAAVSWYTLVGTEYTGVPDTTPLVDGTTYYVTQVFNNCESAYYGITVNATAGIENFSLKGLKAYPNPVSSVVTLSANSSLSNITINNMLGQQVLTQKVAGTSAEVNMAQLPVGTYLIKASADNGATATVRIVKQ, from the coding sequence ATGAAAAAATTATTACTCACAGCATTAATGGCGGTTTCGGCTTTAGGGGCATTCGCCCAAAGCAAAACTACGGGGGTTGTTACCCTTAGCAGTGGCTATACTGCAAAGCTGGACCTTAACAGTGGCACCAGTACAGCTACACTTACCCTTGCAGGCCCATCAGACCGCTGGTTTGCCCTTCAATTTGGTTCGTTTGCTACCGGAGGCGGAATGATGGACGGTACTGATGTGGTTTACTTTAACGGTACTACCCTTGTAGATGCAACCCAAAACGGTATTGGTGCAATGCCTTCAACAGATACGAATGACTGGACTGTAACCAGCAATACCACAAGCGGCAGCACCCGTACCCTTGTAGCCACCCGGTCTTTTGCAGGCGGTGCTAATGATTATGTATTTAACTATGCCGATGCCAATATTGATTTTGCATGGGCTCGTGGTTCAAGCGCTTCATTTTCAATTGCTAACCATGGCGGTAACCGTGGCTACCAGCTTAACAAAGCCTTCAATTGCCTTGCCCCGGATGCCCCTGCTGCACAGCCTCAGGCATTTTGTGGTGGCGCTACCGTAGCTAACCTTACCGCTACAGGTAGTAGCCTTAACTGGTACAGTGCTGCGACAGGCGGATCGGCATTAGCTGCTACAACAGCTTTAACATCTGCAACATATTATGTATCGCAATCGGCAGGTGCTTGCGAAAGTACACGTACACCGGTTGCGGTTACTGTAACTACAGTTAACGCACCTACGGCTGCTTCGCAATCATTTTGTAATTCAGGCACTGTGGCTAACTTAACAGCTACAGGTGCAAACGGTGCTACTATAAGCTGGTATACAGCTGCAACAGGTGGCACGGCACTTGCGGATACTGCTGCACTTGCAAGCGGTACTTACTATGCAGAACAAACCGTAGGTTCTTGTTCAAGTACAAGGGCTGCTGTAACGGTTACTGTTACTACTGTTGCCGCACCTACTATTCCTGAGCAAACATTTTGTGCGGGTGTTACTGTGTCGGCAATTTGGACGAATACCGGCAATATTAAATGGTACAGTACTATTGGCGGTGCAGAGCTTGCCGGTACAACGCCACTGGCCACCGGCACATATTATGCTACACACACGCTTAACGGCTGCGAAAGTGCTGCTACACCGGTTCCGGTAACGATAACTACTACAGCGTCAGTAACAGGCAGCCAGACGCAGGATTTTACTGAAGGCCAAACCATTGCCGACCTTACTGTGGGTGTTATTGCAGGGGCTGCTGTTAGCTGGTATACCCTTGTTGGAACTGAATATACCGGAGTGCCTGACACAACACCACTTGTTGACGGTACTACCTATTACGTTACCCAGGTGTTTAACAACTGCGAAAGTGCTTATTATGGAATTACTGTAAACGCAACCGCGGGTATTGAAAACTTTAGCCTTAAAGGGCTTAAAGCCTACCCTAATCCGGTAAGCAGTGTGGTAACGCTAAGTGCTAACAGCAGCCTTTCAAACATCACTATTAATAATATGCTGGGGCAGCAGGTGCTTACCCAAAAAGTTGCGGGCACAAGTGCCGAAGTTAATATGGCACAACTGCCTGTAGGTACTTATCTTATAAAGGCTTCAGCCGATAATGGTGCTACGGCAACTGTACGCATTGTAAAGCAATAA
- a CDS encoding DUF6705 family protein, with product MKKTLTILCFITCCITYGQDVVKPIEQYYTYSDQNNIYFKDVNLILNKFLGSWEYSTQNEYFKITLVKYEKTKVQATTLSQHTDRINTDFIYKQKINNEWVTVYNTYSSQGNPGSFYIWGDEVKNFSVIILFYTEPPVSGTCERNRYGNIVLDFVTSAQGSAPKIQWQRQEISLGYNPNEPCPDGTARDATSFKIPAEMLLTKIN from the coding sequence TTGAAAAAAACATTAACCATATTATGTTTTATTACTTGCTGTATAACCTATGGCCAGGATGTGGTTAAACCCATTGAGCAATACTACACTTATTCTGACCAAAACAATATTTACTTTAAGGATGTAAACCTCATCTTGAATAAATTTTTAGGGAGTTGGGAATATAGTACCCAAAATGAATACTTCAAAATTACACTTGTAAAATACGAAAAAACAAAAGTTCAGGCTACTACACTCAGTCAGCATACCGACAGGATTAACACCGATTTTATTTATAAGCAAAAAATAAACAACGAATGGGTTACCGTTTATAACACCTATAGCAGTCAGGGAAACCCTGGTTCTTTCTATATTTGGGGTGATGAGGTCAAAAATTTTTCTGTTATTATCCTATTCTATACCGAGCCTCCAGTTTCAGGAACATGCGAGCGCAACAGGTATGGAAATATAGTTTTGGACTTCGTGACATCAGCACAAGGCTCAGCTCCTAAAATACAGTGGCAACGGCAGGAAATTTCTTTAGGCTATAACCCAAACGAGCCTTGCCCTGATGGCACCGCCAGAGATGCAACATCTTTTAAGATTCCCGCCGAAATGCTGCTTACTAAAATAAACTGA
- a CDS encoding DUF6705 family protein, translated as MKKALTILCFITGCISYSQDVVAVENFLNNLPNTNTTKHYADLNRVLDKFLGSWNYQNTPVNPTEHIEVKFFKTNREYRGGNYSRDIIYARLKYTKNGQVIFNTLNESGLSDYISGSSFLNPQNTNKIKLIYWEPDAPGSNYKAWLYLEFMPGTPAQLKWHMEWQALDENIDPPKMPENMIFTKIN; from the coding sequence TTGAAAAAAGCACTAACCATATTATGTTTTATTACTGGCTGTATTTCTTACAGCCAGGATGTGGTTGCTGTCGAAAATTTTTTAAATAATTTGCCTAACACAAACACGACTAAGCATTATGCAGACTTAAACCGTGTATTAGATAAATTTCTCGGCTCGTGGAATTATCAAAATACCCCTGTGAACCCCACTGAACATATAGAGGTGAAATTTTTTAAAACCAATCGCGAGTATAGAGGTGGAAATTATAGTCGGGATATTATATATGCTCGTCTAAAGTACACTAAAAATGGTCAGGTAATTTTTAACACTCTTAATGAAAGCGGCTTATCAGACTATATCAGCGGTAGCTCTTTCCTGAATCCTCAAAACACTAACAAAATAAAACTAATATACTGGGAGCCTGATGCGCCCGGATCTAATTATAAAGCATGGTTGTATCTTGAATTTATGCCCGGTACTCCCGCACAGCTAAAGTGGCATATGGAATGGCAGGCATTAGATGAGAATATAGACCCACCAAAAATGCCTGAAAACATGATCTTTACTAAAATAAATTAA
- a CDS encoding DUF6705 family protein: protein MKKTLTILCFIMGCISYSQDVVAVENFLNNLPDYTTMKYYADINRVLDKFLGSWKYQNASQNPTEQIEVVFFKTNVESPGAKYKEDIIYARVKYSKNDQVIFNTLNSNEIMHDIYGSSFPDPQNTNKIRLLYSEPDAPGAKYRAWLYLEFMPGTPAQLKWHMEWQALDENIDPPKMPENMIFTKVN from the coding sequence TTGAAAAAAACACTAACCATATTATGTTTTATTATGGGCTGTATTTCTTACAGCCAGGATGTGGTTGCTGTAGAAAATTTTTTAAATAATTTGCCAGACTACACGACAATGAAGTATTATGCAGACATAAACCGTGTATTAGATAAATTTCTCGGTTCATGGAAGTACCAAAATGCATCTCAAAATCCAACGGAGCAAATAGAAGTTGTATTTTTTAAAACAAATGTAGAAAGCCCAGGAGCTAAATATAAAGAAGATATTATATATGCTCGTGTAAAATATAGTAAGAACGATCAGGTTATTTTTAACACGCTTAATAGCAACGAAATCATGCATGATATATATGGCAGCAGTTTTCCAGACCCACAAAATACAAATAAAATAAGATTGCTTTATAGTGAGCCGGATGCGCCCGGTGCGAAGTATAGAGCATGGTTGTATCTTGAATTTATGCCCGGCACTCCTGCACAGCTAAAATGGCATATGGAATGGCAGGCATTAGATGAGAATATAGACCCACCAAAAATGCCGGAAAACATGATCTTTACTAAAGTAAACTAA